In Marinobacter salinisoli, the DNA window CCGGATTGCTCTTGATGAAGAGCGGCCTGAAAGTCGGCTGAGATTGCACTGCAGAACCCGCAACCTGATCCGGATAATACCGGCGTAGGAATCAACGACCAGAACGATCATTGGCCGTCGCACTCTCGTGCGCCTGTTCGCTAAACAGGTATCAGTAAGGCCAGGCTCCGTCATACGCGACCAGATGTTCATCTGCCAATGCCGGAGCCACTGATGACAGAACAACCCTCCTTTCTGAAAGATTCTGCCCGTGTCGATTCTGCCGCCGCCGAGCCGCTGCCCAGTTCCCGAAAAGTCTACGTTCAGGGGTCGCGCGCCGATCTCCGGGTGCCGATGCGCGCCATTTGCCAAAGTGTGACGCCCACTGACATGGGGGGCGAGCCGAATCCCGACGTCATGGTCTACGACACCTCTGGCCCCTACACGGATCCCAAGGCCCGGATCGATATCAGGCGAGGGCTTGCGCCGGTCAGGGCGGCCTGGCTCAAAGAGCGTGATGACGTGGAGGAATTGGGCGAGTACACCTCGGAATATACCCGCCGCCGGAATGTCGACCCCCGGCTCGATCCACTGCGTTTTTTTGATGCCCGGAAACCGCTGCGGGCAAAGTCGGGCCGGAACGTCACCCAGATGCACTATGCCCGTCAGGGGGTGATTACGCCTGAGATGGAGTTCGTCGCCATTCGGGAAAATATGAAGCTTCAGGAGGCAAGGGAGCAGGGGCTTCTGACGTCACAGCATCAAGGCCAGTCCTTCGGCGCCTCGCTGCCGGATGAGATTACACCGGCGTTTGTGCGGGACGAGGTTGCGCGCGGGCGCGCCATTATCACCGCCAATATTAATCACCCGGAGGTCGAGCCGATGATCATCGGCCGCAACTTCCTGGTAAAGATCAATGGCAATATCGGCAACTCGGCAGTCAGTTCGTCCATCGAGGAGGAGATCGACAAGCTGACCTGGGGCATCCGTTGGGGCGCCGATACCATCATGGATCTGTCGACCGGCAAGAACATCCATGAGACGCGGGAGTGGATCATCCGCAACTCACCGGTTCCCGTTGGCACGGTGCCAATCTATCAGGCACTGGAGAAAGTGGGCGGTGTGGCAGAGGACCTTACCTGGGAAATCTTTCGCGATACCCTGATCGAACAGGCCGAGCAGGGCGTGGATTATTTCACCATTCATGCTGGGGTGCGGCTTCATCACGTGCCGCTGACCGCCAAGCGGGTCACCGGTATTGTGTCCCGGGGAGGGTCCATCATGGCCAAGTGGTGCCTGGCGCATCATCGGGAAAGCTTCCTTTACGAACACTTCGAAGACATCTGCGAGATCATGAAGGCTTATGACGTGTCCTTCAGTCTCGGCGATGGTCTGCGGCCCGGTTCCGTGGCCGACGCCAATGATGCTGCGCAATTCGGCGAGCTGGAAACCCTCGGGGAGCTGACCAGGATTGCCTGGAAGCACGATGTGCAGGTGATGATAGAGGGGCCGGGGCACGTACCCATGCACCTGATCAAGGCGAACATGGATAAACAGCTGGAATGCTGCGACGAGGCGCCTTTTTACACCCTGGGGCCGCTGGTAACGGACATAGCTCCGGGGTATGACCACATCACCTCCGGTATCGGCGCCGCCATGATTGGCTGGTATGGGTGCGCCATGCTTTGTTACGTCACGCCGAAGGAGCATCTGGGGCTGCCCAACAAGGAAGATGTCAAAACCGGCATCATCACCTACAAGATCGCTGCTCATGCGGCGGATCTGGCCAAAGGGCACCCGGGAGCTCAATTGCGGGACGATGCCCTTTCCAAGGCCCGGTTCGAGTTCCGCTGGGAGGACCAGTTCAATCTGGGGCTGGATCCGGACACGGCCCGCGCGTATCACGATGAAACCATGCCCAAGGAGTCTGCCAAGGTGGCGCATTTCTGCTCCATGTGTGGCCCGAAATTCTGTTCGATGCAGATTTCCCAGGAGGTAAGGGATTATGCCAAGGCCAATGCTCTGGATGAGCGCACGGCCCTGGCAGCCGGAATGCAGGAAAAATCCCGGCAATTCAGAAAGTCCGGAGGCAAGCTGTACGACAAGATCTGAGTGGCCCGTTTTTTTTGGCGCTGGCGGGTGGTTCGGGCTGGCTTGCAATGAGTCAGAATCACCGGCTATTGTTCAAGGTTGGGTTCAGTTGGAGAAAAAATGACCAGTCCGTTTCAGTTCAATGCCAGTGATGTTCATGTTGAAAGGCGGGAGACCGTCTTCCAGGGGTTTTTTCGCCTCGACAAACTCTGGCTTACCCATGCCCGTTTCGATGGGCGCGAAATGCCGGTGTTCACTCGTGAGCTGTTCATCCGCGGGGATGCGACCTGCGTACTGCCTTACGATCCCGTCCGCGATGAGGTGGTGCTGCTGGAGCAGTTTCGTCTGGGGGCCCTGGGGCGGGAGCAGTCACCCTGGCTGCTGGAACTGGTTGCGGGTATGAACGAAGCGGGCGAGCCCCCGGAAGACGTGGCGCAACGGGAAGGCCAGGAAGAAGCCGGCCTGAGTTTTCATAAGCTGGATCGTATCTGTGATTATCTGGTGTCCCCCGGCGGCACGACCGAGATGGTGCATCTTTACTGTGGGCTGGTCAGTACTGAGTCGGCCGGAGGGTTGTTTGGTGTTGAGCATGAACATGAGGACATCCGTGCACACGTGTTTTCCGCCGACGAGGCGATCGGCATGATTCGCGATGGGCGTATCAACAATGCCGCAGCCATCATTGCGCTGCAGTGGCTCGAGTTGAATCGTCCAAAGCTGCGGCACGAGGCCGGGCAATGAGTGAGTGGACCATCCGGCCAAAGCCCTACGTGCCTGACCTGCGAAGGCTGGGGGCCCTGTGCGATGGTAACTACCAGCGTTTGCGCCGGTTGCGCCAGCTTGAGTTAAACGGTCAATCCATCAGTGCGTTCGAGTTGCGGCGTGAGAACCTCTATCTCGGGCGCGTTCAGATCAAGGTGTTGCAAACCGCCAAATACACCGAAACCCTCTTGCTGGAGCAGATCCACAATGCCGGCCGCTGGTTGAACAACCCGGAAATGACGGTACGGGTGTATCACGATGCTTCCCAGGCGGAAGTGATCAGCTGCTATCGAGATCGCCAGATTGCGCCGGTCAACGACTACCCAAACCGTTTTATGCATCACCCGGATGAGAAGGTTCAGGTCAACGGGTTTCTGGCGGACTGGCTGGATTTCTGCCTGCGTTTTGGCCATTTGCCGATGGACCAGGCCGCCTGGCCGGCGGGGGAAGGCGTCGATTGAGCCAGTGGAGGTCTTCGTTGATCAGGCTCTTCAGGCAGAGGTAGCGTTCGTGTGTCATAGTTGTCAAAAATCGCAATATGTCGTCAGACGCTAGTGATTATGTGATGCCCGTGGCATTCAAGGGCAATAAACTATCGCCTCGACCACGTACACTTTAATCTCTACCAAGTGACGCGCAGTAAGACGAAACGTATCGACATGACCATGCCAAAAGAGGCCCGGCCGCTTCGGGTTCTGCATCTTACCGATCCCCACCTGATGGCGAATGCCAGTGGGCAGTTGTTGGGGGTAAACACGCGAGACAGCCTTGCCGCCGTTATCGACGAAGTACTCGCGTCTCATGGTCAGCCAGACCTGATCCTTGCTACGGGGGACCTGGCGCAAGACAGTTCCGAGCAGGCGTACCGGGTATTTGGCGAGCGACTCAGTGTGTTCCAATGCGGCTCTGCCTGGTCGCCGGGTAATCACGACGATGCGGTGATCCTGAATCGTGTGGCGAGCGAGTTCGATGCCATGCATCGCCGGATTGTCCGGGGTGGCTGGCAGTTCATCCTTCTGGACTCTTCGGTTCCCGGCAGGGTTTATGGTGAACTGGCGGCGTCTGAACTTGAGTTCCTGGAGCAGGTGTTGTCTGAATATCCCGACATGCCTGCACTGGTGTCTCTGCATCATCACCCGGTGGACATCGGATGCGATTGGCTTGAAAACATTGGCCTGAAGAATCGCGAGTCCTTCTGGCAGGTTATTGAGCGCTTCCCCCAGGTTAAGGTGGTGCTGTGGGGGCATATCCATCAGGAGCAGAACCTGGTTCGCAAGGGTGTCCGCCTGCTATCAACGCCATCGACCTGCATTCAGTTCACCACCGGGTCTGCAAAATTCTCCGTTGAACCACTGGCACCGGGTTACCGTTGGTTTGAGTTTGACGCGGACGGCAGCTTTACCACCAGGGTCCGTCGTGCGGTCAATTTCAGCTTTGAATTGGACCAGTCCAGCACCGGCTACTAACGTTCATACGCTGTGCCAGGCCGTTTCCGGCCACTCCTCCCGGCTCATCGCTCACGCTTCGCCAGCGTCTTGGGTTAAACTGCGCAAAATTTTCATCGGGGAATCTCACCATGAGCGACATACCTGCAGATCTGAAATACATTGACACTCACCAATGGGTCCGCGTGGCTGAAGACGGAACCGCGACCGTGGGAATCACTGACTACGCCCAGGAGCAGCTTGGGGACGTGGTGTATGTTGGCGTGCCTGATCTCGGAGTCACCGTGAACGGTGGGGAAGAGGCAGGTGTTGCCGAATCGGTCAAGTCCGCTTCGGATGTGTTCAGCCCGGTCACCGGGGAAGTGATTGCAGTGAATGAAGCGCTGGAAGACGAGCCGGAGAAAGTGAATGAGGATCCCTACAACGCGGGATGGATGTTCCGGGTGAAGCTGGCGGATGCGGGCGAGCTCGACGGCTTGATGGATGCCGACGCCTATGCCGAACACATTGCCGCAGAGCTGTAATCGCTTTCCCACTTGGTTGCCACAATGAACTTACCTGTCTTGTATCTTCGAAAAGGTGCGGAGCGACGGCTCCGTGCCGGCCATCTCTGGGTTTACAGCAACGAGGTGGATACCCGCCGTTCCCCGCTCAATGAGTTTGAACCCGGTGCCCAGGCGGAATTGCGGGCTGCCAACGACAAGCCTTTGGGCTCCATTTTCGTCAACCCCCACGCGTTGATTTGTGGTCGGCTGATCAGTCGGGACGCCTCTCATGGCATGACGCCACAGCGTCTGACGCATCGCCTGGAAATCGCACTCTCACTGCGGGAGTCGCTGTTTGAACGGCCGTTCTATCGATGGGTGTTCGGAGACAGTGATGGTCTCTCCGGGTTGGTGGTTGACCGGTTTGATGACATCGTCGTGATTCAGATTTCCACGGCGGGTATGGAGCTGATGAAAAGCTCCATTGTCCGGGCCGTTCAGCGTCTGGTGCACCCCAAGGCCATCGTGCTCAAGAACGATGGCAAGATGCGCAAGGTGGAAGGCTTGGAAACCTATGTTGAGCAGGTTCACGGGCCTGAGGTGTCTGTGCTTCCGGTGGAAGAAAACGGGGTTCGGTTTGAGGTATCTCTGGCCGAAGGCCAGAAAACCGGCTGGTTCTACGATCACCGAATGAACCGACAGCGCTTGCAGGCGTACGCGCCCGGCAAGCGGGTCCTCGACGTGTTCAGTTATGTCGGCGGATGGGGGGTTCAGGCCGCGTGGGCCGGTGCCAGCCAGGTGACCTGTGTCGACAGCTCCGTATCCGCCATGGACATGGTGCATCACAACGCTGCGCTCAATGGGCTGACTAACGTGGATACGCTTCAGGGCGACGCCTTCGATGCGCTCAAGGCGTTGTGTGATGAGAAGGAAAAGTTCGACATCGTGGTGCTGGATCCGCCGGCATTGATTCCCCGTCGTCGAGACCAGAAAGCCGGTGAGCAGGCCTATGCCCGGCTGAACCAGCTTGGGCTGAGGTTGCTGGAACGCGAGGGCATACTGGTGTCGGCGTCCTGCTCCATGCATCTGTCCCAGAGCCAGCTTGTCGATATCATTCGCGGCAGCGGGCGCAAGATTGACCGGTTCGTGCAGTTGCTGGAGCAGGGGCACCAGGCCCCGGATCATCCCGTGATTCCGGGCATTCCGGAAACCGACTACATCAAGTCCTGTTTTGTCCGCTCATTGACCGGCTTTCTGTAAGATTGCCGGCCGGTCCTGACGAACGCCGAGAGCAGTCCTGTCAGTCTCTGAGTGACAGGACCTTCCAGTTTCTTTGCCGGGCCAGCGACTCCAGGGTGGGATCCGGATCCACCGCGACCGGGTTTGCGACGGCCTCCAGCAGAGGGACGTCGTTGTGTGAATCGCTGAAGAACCAGGCGCCGTCCAGACTGTGTCCGGTGTCTTTGAGCCAACCGTTCAGGCGGGTCACTTTACCATCCTGAAAACTCGGAACACCGGCAACCTTGCCGGTGTACTGGCCATCTTTCAGCTCGGGATCCGTGGCGATCAGGTGCTCAATGCCCAGTTCGTGGGCAATGGGTTCTGTCACGAATCGGTTGGTGGCGGTGATGATCATGAGCGTATGGCCCAGTGTTCGGTGCGTGTCGAGTAGTTCAGCGGCCTTGCGCTGCATCATCGGGCGCACTTTCTTTTCCATAAAACGCTCACGCCAGATCAACAGCTCGGACATGTCATGTTTGGCCAGAGGCTGTAGCGCAAAGCTCAGGTAACGCAGGATGTCGAGTTCGCCATTCAGGTATTCCTGATAGAACCGATCGTTGGCCTTACGGTAGTCCTCGGCGTCAACGATGCCTTCTTCCACCAAGAATTCGCCCCACGCGTGGTCACTGTCTCCGGCCAGCAGGGTATTGTCGAGATCAAAAATGGCGAGCGTCAACTGGGCACCTCCGATGCGCAAACGTCGTTTTCGAAAACGGCTAGTCTACCACGGCCTGTCGCGTACAGCTGCGTTTGCCGAAGTCATGCGTTTCTGCAAGAATGAAAACAACTTGGATAATTGTGGCCGCTCGAAACTTGAGCGGGCCGACCGACTTTTAAGAGGACTGTGCCGTGATAGATTCAGACGGTTTCAGACCCAACGTCGGAATCATTTTGGCCAACCACAGGGGTGAAGTGCTGTGGGCTAGGCGTGTCGGGCAGGATGCCTGGCAGTTTCCTCAAGGTGGTATCAAGCATGATGAGTCGCCTGAGGAGGCATTGTACCGGGAGCTCGGAGAAGAAATTGGTCTTGTGGCCAGCGATGTGGAAATCATCAGCTGCACCCGGGGCTGGCTCAGGTATCGGCTGCCGCGTCGGATGGTGCGTCATAATTCCCACCCCGTGTGTGTCGGCCAAAAACAAAAATGGTTCCTGTTGAGGATGTTGTCGCCGGATGCGCGTGTCTGCGTGGACGGCACCGATTCGCCGGAATTCGACGGCTGGCAGTGGGTTAGCTACTGGTATCCGTTAGGGCAGGTGGTCTCATTCAAGCGCGAAGTATATCGGCGGGCATTGAGAGAGCTGGCTCCGCGTCTGTTTCATGATATGGAACAATGGCACCGGCGCGAACAGAATCGGCGAGCCCGGGAACCCCAGACGGTGACGGACTAAACTCGCATGCTCAGCATACTGCGAAGCCTTGTACAAGAAGTAAACAGTGCCCGGGATTTGCAGGAGGCGCTGGATATTATTGTCTCGCGTGTGCAAAAGGCCATGAATACCGAGGTTTGCTCTGTCTATCTGCTGGACCCGGCAACCAATCGATACATTCTCATGGCAACCGAAGGTCTTTACCGCGATGCGGTAGGGCAGGTAACCCTCGCCTACTCCGAAGGCCTCGTCGGCTTGGTCGGTTCCCGTGAGGAACCGATCAATCTTGAAGACGCGCCGGCCCACCCCCGATATCGTTATTTCCCCGAAACTGGTGAAGAGCGTTTCCGCTCGTTTCTCGGTGTGCCCATCATTCACCACCGACGCGTATTGGGGGTGCTGGTTGTCCAGCAGCGCGAGAACATTCGCACGTTTGACGAGGGTGAAGAAGCCTTCCTCGTGACGGTCTCTGCCCAGTTGGCGGGCGTCATTGCACACAGTGAAGCGACCGGGGTCATCAGTGGTCTATCGCTGACCGGCGAAGAAGCCCGCGATGTCAGCTTTAACGGCGTACCCGGCGCTCCGGGTGTGGCCATTGGCCAGGGTGTGGCGGTTTATCCCGCAGCCGATCTGGACGCCGTACCGGAAAAGGCTCCCGAGGACATAGAGCAGGAAGTCATCCTCTTCCAGTCGGCGGTCAAAGCCGTTCGGGAAGATATAGAGCGTGTTGCCAAACGTCTGGCGTCGCAGCTTCGGCCGGAAGAACAGGCGTTGTTCGATGTTTACCTGAGAATGCTGGGCGACGATGCCTTGCCTGGCGAGGTGGCTAACAAGATCCGTGACGGTGTGTGGGCGCAGGGCGCGCTGAAGCAGGTTGTGCAGCAGTACGTGCGCCACTTCGAGATGATGGAAGATCATTACCTGCAGGAGCGGGCGGTCGACATCCGGGATCTGGGGCGTCGACTTTTATCCCACCTTCAGGAACGCGGTCAGCAAGAAGTTGAGTATCCCGAGCGTACCGTACTGGTCAGTGAGGAACTGACGCCGGCCATGCTTGGTGAGGTGCCGAAGGGGCAACTGGTAGGCCTGGTGTCTGTGAAGGGCTCCAGTAACTCGCATGTGGCCATTCTGGCCCGAGCCATGGGCGTGCCCACGGTGATGGGGCTGGTGGATATCCCGGTCAATCAGTTGGATGGTAAGGAACTGATCGTCGATGGATTTGAAGGTCAGATTTTCGCCTCCCCGTCCGACGATCTGAGAGCGTTCTACCAGGCGATCTGTGACGAGGAAGACGAGCTGATCCGCGGGCTCGAAGCTCTCAGGGATAAACCGTGTGAAACCATCGACCACCACCGGGTATCGTTGCTGGTCAACACCGGCCTGATGACGGACGTGGTGCGTTCGTTGTCCCATGGCGCAGAGGGTATCGGCCTGTATCGCACCGAAGTGCCGTTCATGATCAAGGACCGCTTCCCGTCGGAGCAGGAGCAGCGGGAATACTATCGGGAACAGCTGGAAGCCTTCGCGCCCAACCCGGTAACCATGCGGACGCTGGACATTGGGGGTGACAAGTCCCTGACCTATTTCCCGATTCAGGAGGAAAACCCGTTCCTGGGCTGGCGGGGTATCCGGGTTACGCTCGATCACCCGGAGATTTTCCTGGTGCAGGTGCGCGCCATGCTGAAGGCGAGTGAGGGGCTGAACAACCTCCAGATCATGCTGCCAATGATCAGCAATGTGTCTGAAGTGGAAGAATCCCTGCACCTGATTTACCGGGTCTATCACGAGGTGCGGGAAGAAGGCTATGACGTTCACATGCCGAAAGTGGGTGTGATGGTGGAGGTGCCCGCGGCGGTGTACCAGATCCGGGAGTTGGCGGAACGGGTGGACTTCCTGTCAGTCGGCTCCAATGATCTGACCCAGTACCTGCTGGCCGTGGACCGCAATAATCCCAGGGTGGCTCAGCTTTACCATTCTTACCATCCGGCGGTACTTCAGGCTCTGGTGCGAATCGCCCAGGATGCCCATGTCGTTGGCAAGCCGGTGGGGATTTGCGGTGAGCTGGCGGGGGATCCGGGCGGGGCCCTGTTGCTGATGGCCATGGGCTACGATTCCCTGTCGATGAACGCCGCGAGCCTTCCCAAAGTGAAGTCAGTCATTCGCAGTATCAGTCGGGAGTGGGCCATGCAGCTGCTGGAGGATGTATTGCTGCTGGATTCTCCCCACGTCATCAAGAGCTGTGTAGATCTGGCGCTTCGTAATGCTGGCTTTGGCCGGTACCTGCGGCCTGGGAAATCGTCCAGCAAGGCCTTCACAGAGCGGGCAGCTTCCTGAACCAGGGGAGCGAGTTGAGCGAATATAGGGTGAGAACTCTAAATCCTGCTGATAGTTTGGAAAAGGCTTGGGCTCTCGAAGACCCTTCCCCGTTTTGCCAATCGGAATAGGATAGATCATGACAGCGCCAACCGATCTGAAAACAGCTCCCCGTGTCGGGCTCGCCCTTGGTGGTGGCGGCCCGCTGGGCGGTATCTACGAGATCGGGGCCCTGCGCGCGCTGGATGAAGCCATGGACGGGCTCGACTTCAACAACATCGACGTCTATGTGGGGGTGAACGCGGGCTCCTTTGTGGCGGCCAACCTTGCCAATCAGATGACAACCGCTCAGCTGTGCCGGATTTTTGTTCGTAACGAGGCTGAAGTGCATCCGTTTCACCCGGAAGTCTTTTACCGACCCGCGCTCCGGGAAATAGGGCGGCGGCTTCTCGCCGTGCCCGGCCTGGTATCGACAGCGGTTCAGCGCTTTATCAATAACCCCTATGATCAAAGCCTGCTGGAAGCCATGACCATCCTGGCTCAGGCGGCACCATCCGGGCTGTTCGATAACGAGGGCTTGCACGATTACCTGAAGCGGGCGTTCACCATGCTGGGGCGGACCAACGATTTTCGCGAGCTCAAGCGTAGCCTGTATATCGTCGCCGCAGACGTGGAGAGCACCGATGCCGTGTGTTTCGGCGCTCCGGGCTTTGATCATGTGCCGATATCTAAGGCTATTCAGGCCAGCACGGCCTCGCCCGGGCTGTACGTACCGGTCGATATTGATGGCCGGTATTATGTGGACGGAACGTTGCGCAAGGGGTTGCACGCGTCGGTGGCTTTTGAAGATGGCGCGGATCTGGTGTTTGCCGTCAATCCCCAGGTCCCGATCGATGCCAGTGCCGCGGTGCGAGCGGGCTCCATGAAGCCAGGAGAACTGACACGATCTGGCATGCCCAACCTGCTATCCCAGATGTTTCGAACCATGGTGTATTCACGGATGCAGTCGGGCATTGCCCAATACGCCCGTGATTATCCGGACAAAGACATTCTGCTGTTCGAGCCGACCCGGGACGACGCCAAGCTCTTTTTCTCCAACGTGTTCAGCTTCCAGTCCCGCAGGATGGTGTGCGAGCACGCCTACCAGATGACTCGTCGCGATCTGCTCAACCGGGCGGACGAGCTGGAGCCAAAACTGGCCAGTTATGGCATTACGCTGCGCCGGGACCGGCTGGAAGACGAGCAGCGGACCATCAGTACCAGTCTGTATGGTGAAATGCTGCCGCTGTACGTCGCCAAAGGAAGAAAGAAAAAGGCCGAGAAAGGCAGGCTGGTGTCCAGTCTGGAGAATGTGAGCCAGCTGTTCAGCAAGGCTCAGTAGCACAGATAAACCGGGGCCGGCACTGACCCGCACCCCGGTGCTCATCTTTTCTTACAGGATATACCGGCTTAAATCCTCGTCTTCAGCCAGTTCTCCCAGTTGCTCGTCAACATAGGCAGCCGTTACTTCAAAACCATCCGTGACCTTGTCGCCGGCATCGTATGAGAGGCCTTCCAGCAACCGTTCGAGCACGGTGTGCAGACGACGTGCGCCGATGTTCTCAGTGGTTTCGTTGACCTTACAGGCCACCTCGGCAATTCGGGCAATGGCATCATCACTGAAGCTCAGCTTGACGCCTTCCGTGCCAATAAGCGCCTCATACTGCTCGACCAGCGAGGCGTCAGGCTCGGTCAGGATCCGCTTGAAGTCATCCGGCGTGAGCGCCTGGAGTTCGACCCGAATTGGCAGCCGACCCTGCAGTTCCGGGATCAGGTCTGAGGGCTTCGACAGGTGGAAGGCGCCTGAGGCGATGAACAGGATATGGTCCGTGCGGACGGAGCCATACTTGGTGCTCACGGTGCTGCCTTCAATGAGAGGGAGCAGGTCTCGCTGAACCCCTTCCCGGGAGACATCAGAGGAGGTGTTTTCCGAACGCTTGGCCACCTTGTCGATCTCGTCGATAAAGACGATGCCATTTTGCTCGACGACTTGAATGGCTTTCTGTTTGATTTCTTCCTCGTTGACCAGCTTGGCGGCTTCTTCGTCCTTTACCCGACGCATGGCGTCCGCCACTTTCATTTTGCGGGTTTTCCGCTTGTCGGAAGACAGGTTCGAGAACATGCTTTGCAGCTGGCTGGTCATTTCCTCCATGCCCGGCGGTGCCATGATTTCCACCCCGGCGGAACTGGCGCTCAGGTCAATTTCAATTTCCTTGTCGTCCAGCTCACCTTCACGGAGTTTCTTTCTGAACATCTGCCGGGTGGCGGAGTCTGCCGGCTTCTG includes these proteins:
- the cpdA gene encoding 3',5'-cyclic-AMP phosphodiesterase, producing the protein MTMPKEARPLRVLHLTDPHLMANASGQLLGVNTRDSLAAVIDEVLASHGQPDLILATGDLAQDSSEQAYRVFGERLSVFQCGSAWSPGNHDDAVILNRVASEFDAMHRRIVRGGWQFILLDSSVPGRVYGELAASELEFLEQVLSEYPDMPALVSLHHHPVDIGCDWLENIGLKNRESFWQVIERFPQVKVVLWGHIHQEQNLVRKGVRLLSTPSTCIQFTTGSAKFSVEPLAPGYRWFEFDADGSFTTRVRRAVNFSFELDQSSTGY
- a CDS encoding DUF1249 domain-containing protein, with the translated sequence MSEWTIRPKPYVPDLRRLGALCDGNYQRLRRLRQLELNGQSISAFELRRENLYLGRVQIKVLQTAKYTETLLLEQIHNAGRWLNNPEMTVRVYHDASQAEVISCYRDRQIAPVNDYPNRFMHHPDEKVQVNGFLADWLDFCLRFGHLPMDQAAWPAGEGVD
- a CDS encoding class I SAM-dependent rRNA methyltransferase: MNLPVLYLRKGAERRLRAGHLWVYSNEVDTRRSPLNEFEPGAQAELRAANDKPLGSIFVNPHALICGRLISRDASHGMTPQRLTHRLEIALSLRESLFERPFYRWVFGDSDGLSGLVVDRFDDIVVIQISTAGMELMKSSIVRAVQRLVHPKAIVLKNDGKMRKVEGLETYVEQVHGPEVSVLPVEENGVRFEVSLAEGQKTGWFYDHRMNRQRLQAYAPGKRVLDVFSYVGGWGVQAAWAGASQVTCVDSSVSAMDMVHHNAALNGLTNVDTLQGDAFDALKALCDEKEKFDIVVLDPPALIPRRRDQKAGEQAYARLNQLGLRLLEREGILVSASCSMHLSQSQLVDIIRGSGRKIDRFVQLLEQGHQAPDHPVIPGIPETDYIKSCFVRSLTGFL
- the gcvH gene encoding glycine cleavage system protein GcvH, with product MSDIPADLKYIDTHQWVRVAEDGTATVGITDYAQEQLGDVVYVGVPDLGVTVNGGEEAGVAESVKSASDVFSPVTGEVIAVNEALEDEPEKVNEDPYNAGWMFRVKLADAGELDGLMDADAYAEHIAAEL
- a CDS encoding NUDIX domain-containing protein, producing the protein MTSPFQFNASDVHVERRETVFQGFFRLDKLWLTHARFDGREMPVFTRELFIRGDATCVLPYDPVRDEVVLLEQFRLGALGREQSPWLLELVAGMNEAGEPPEDVAQREGQEEAGLSFHKLDRICDYLVSPGGTTEMVHLYCGLVSTESAGGLFGVEHEHEDIRAHVFSADEAIGMIRDGRINNAAAIIALQWLELNRPKLRHEAGQ
- the thiC gene encoding phosphomethylpyrimidine synthase ThiC; its protein translation is MTEQPSFLKDSARVDSAAAEPLPSSRKVYVQGSRADLRVPMRAICQSVTPTDMGGEPNPDVMVYDTSGPYTDPKARIDIRRGLAPVRAAWLKERDDVEELGEYTSEYTRRRNVDPRLDPLRFFDARKPLRAKSGRNVTQMHYARQGVITPEMEFVAIRENMKLQEAREQGLLTSQHQGQSFGASLPDEITPAFVRDEVARGRAIITANINHPEVEPMIIGRNFLVKINGNIGNSAVSSSIEEEIDKLTWGIRWGADTIMDLSTGKNIHETREWIIRNSPVPVGTVPIYQALEKVGGVAEDLTWEIFRDTLIEQAEQGVDYFTIHAGVRLHHVPLTAKRVTGIVSRGGSIMAKWCLAHHRESFLYEHFEDICEIMKAYDVSFSLGDGLRPGSVADANDAAQFGELETLGELTRIAWKHDVQVMIEGPGHVPMHLIKANMDKQLECCDEAPFYTLGPLVTDIAPGYDHITSGIGAAMIGWYGCAMLCYVTPKEHLGLPNKEDVKTGIITYKIAAHAADLAKGHPGAQLRDDALSKARFEFRWEDQFNLGLDPDTARAYHDETMPKESAKVAHFCSMCGPKFCSMQISQEVRDYAKANALDERTALAAGMQEKSRQFRKSGGKLYDKI
- the ptsP gene encoding phosphoenolpyruvate--protein phosphotransferase, with the protein product MLSILRSLVQEVNSARDLQEALDIIVSRVQKAMNTEVCSVYLLDPATNRYILMATEGLYRDAVGQVTLAYSEGLVGLVGSREEPINLEDAPAHPRYRYFPETGEERFRSFLGVPIIHHRRVLGVLVVQQRENIRTFDEGEEAFLVTVSAQLAGVIAHSEATGVISGLSLTGEEARDVSFNGVPGAPGVAIGQGVAVYPAADLDAVPEKAPEDIEQEVILFQSAVKAVREDIERVAKRLASQLRPEEQALFDVYLRMLGDDALPGEVANKIRDGVWAQGALKQVVQQYVRHFEMMEDHYLQERAVDIRDLGRRLLSHLQERGQQEVEYPERTVLVSEELTPAMLGEVPKGQLVGLVSVKGSSNSHVAILARAMGVPTVMGLVDIPVNQLDGKELIVDGFEGQIFASPSDDLRAFYQAICDEEDELIRGLEALRDKPCETIDHHRVSLLVNTGLMTDVVRSLSHGAEGIGLYRTEVPFMIKDRFPSEQEQREYYREQLEAFAPNPVTMRTLDIGGDKSLTYFPIQEENPFLGWRGIRVTLDHPEIFLVQVRAMLKASEGLNNLQIMLPMISNVSEVEESLHLIYRVYHEVREEGYDVHMPKVGVMVEVPAAVYQIRELAERVDFLSVGSNDLTQYLLAVDRNNPRVAQLYHSYHPAVLQALVRIAQDAHVVGKPVGICGELAGDPGGALLLMAMGYDSLSMNAASLPKVKSVIRSISREWAMQLLEDVLLLDSPHVIKSCVDLALRNAGFGRYLRPGKSSSKAFTERAAS
- a CDS encoding histidinol-phosphatase — protein: MTLAIFDLDNTLLAGDSDHAWGEFLVEEGIVDAEDYRKANDRFYQEYLNGELDILRYLSFALQPLAKHDMSELLIWRERFMEKKVRPMMQRKAAELLDTHRTLGHTLMIITATNRFVTEPIAHELGIEHLIATDPELKDGQYTGKVAGVPSFQDGKVTRLNGWLKDTGHSLDGAWFFSDSHNDVPLLEAVANPVAVDPDPTLESLARQRNWKVLSLRD
- a CDS encoding RNA pyrophosphohydrolase → MIDSDGFRPNVGIILANHRGEVLWARRVGQDAWQFPQGGIKHDESPEEALYRELGEEIGLVASDVEIISCTRGWLRYRLPRRMVRHNSHPVCVGQKQKWFLLRMLSPDARVCVDGTDSPEFDGWQWVSYWYPLGQVVSFKREVYRRALRELAPRLFHDMEQWHRREQNRRAREPQTVTD